One window from the genome of Nicotiana tomentosiformis unplaced genomic scaffold, ASM39032v3 Un00534, whole genome shotgun sequence encodes:
- the LOC138904125 gene encoding uncharacterized protein, giving the protein MQHGKLNAYDSRQLRKHEQNYLTRDLELVAAIFALKIWRHYLYVCHVNIFTDHKSLQCIFKQKIVEFKAMNLLDTGNRGITFLNTAKSLLVAEVKVRQFEDLALVKIRGSIPFQKKQGFGLSKDGALRYKDQLCVPNFEGLREKIMTEINQSR; this is encoded by the exons atgcaacatgggaaattGAATGCATATgattcaaggcagttgaggaaacATGAGCAAAATTATCTGACCCGTGACCTGGAGTTAGTAGCTGCCATTTTCGCCCTGAAGATATGGCGTCACTACCTATACGTGTGTCATGTTAACATATTCACCGATCACAAGAGCTTGCAGTGCATATTCAAGCAAAAAATAGTTGAATTTAAGGCAATGAAT TTGCTTGACACCGGTAATAGAGGAATCACATTTCTGAATACTGCCAAGTCCTTGTTAGTGGCCGAAGTAAAGGTGCGACAATTTGAAGATTTAGCCTTGGTGAAAATAAGAGGAAGCATCCCCTTTCAAAAGAAGCAAGGGTTTGGGCTATCCAAGGACGGGGCCCTTAGATACAAGGATCAGCTATGTGTACCTAATTTCGAAGGACTTCGAGAGAAGATCATGACAGAGATTAACCAAtcccg